One window of the Thermodesulfomicrobium sp. WS genome contains the following:
- a CDS encoding BREX protein BrxB domain-containing protein, whose amino-acid sequence MSSLKADFDELRERIRHGRELGAASFEPIYYLVFPPEQILEVKRQTPAWIAKLHQEGWDVHIFSLAEHIWALLKDDPFWSLCVMEDKSAPLDWPRTNKSLADILTADNGLLKRLEDALQPLEGQQNALLLVTDLEALHPFLRIGAIESRLQGKFHVPTIFLYPGVRTGKTRLKFLGFYPEDGNYRSVHVGG is encoded by the coding sequence ATGTCCTCACTCAAAGCTGATTTCGACGAATTGCGCGAGCGCATCCGCCACGGGCGCGAGCTTGGGGCTGCAAGCTTCGAGCCGATCTACTACCTGGTATTCCCGCCTGAACAGATTCTCGAGGTCAAGCGGCAGACGCCGGCCTGGATCGCGAAGTTGCACCAAGAGGGCTGGGACGTTCACATCTTCTCTCTTGCTGAACACATCTGGGCGCTGCTCAAAGACGACCCGTTTTGGTCTCTTTGCGTGATGGAGGACAAGTCCGCTCCGCTGGATTGGCCGCGCACCAACAAGTCGCTGGCGGACATTCTGACGGCGGATAACGGCCTGTTGAAGCGACTTGAGGATGCCCTGCAGCCGCTCGAAGGCCAGCAGAACGCGCTGCTGCTCGTCACCGACCTGGAGGCATTGCATCCCTTCTTACGCATTGGCGCCATCGAGAGTCGGCTGCAGGGCAAGTTTCATGTGCCCACCATCTTTCTCTATCCCGGCGTGCGAACCGGCAAGACGCGCTTGAAGTTTCTCGGCTTCTACCCAGAAGACGGCAACTACCGCTCCGTCCACGTCGGCGGGTGA
- the typA gene encoding translational GTPase TypA has translation MQRNEALRNIAIIAHVDHGKTTLVDALFRQSGVFREGQQVDERVLDSMDLERERGITIAAKNCSVRWKDVKINIVDTPGHADFGGEVERALSMVDGAVLLVDASEGPLPQTRFVLGKALALGLPLIVVLNKIDRPDARPQEVLSEVYDLFIDLGAEEDQLEFPVLYAVGRDGIASTSLEVPGKDLAPLLDAILTHIPAPAYVVDAPLTLLVSDLGYSDYLGRLAIGKLHGGILEEKTDLVCLGETEERLFRPTRIQTYEGLRLVDQPRVEPGDITVVAGLEQVAIGDTICHRHTPVRLPRLRVDEPTVAMRFAINTSPLAGREGKIVQSRQIKDRLLREARANVAIQVEETEDRDAMLVKGRGEFQLAILIETMRREGFELTVSRPEVILKHEAGEVLEPMERVHVDCGEAFLGVVTEKLSLRRGKLEHLVNNGTGRVRMEFSAPSRALIGYRDEFLTDTKGTGILHSMFAGYGPYRGEFPSRFTGSLVADRQGQAVAYALFNLEPRGRLFVEPGDAVYEGMIIGEHNRESDLDVNPCKEKKLTNLRAAGKDENVILTPILPMTLERALHWIREDEMVEVTPLSIRLRKAELSAQKRHTMRVRAKKE, from the coding sequence ATGCAACGAAACGAGGCGCTGCGCAATATCGCCATCATCGCCCACGTGGATCACGGCAAAACCACCTTGGTGGACGCACTCTTCCGACAATCCGGGGTGTTCCGGGAAGGCCAGCAGGTGGACGAGCGTGTCCTGGACAGCATGGACCTGGAGCGGGAGCGCGGGATCACCATCGCGGCCAAGAACTGCTCGGTGCGCTGGAAGGACGTGAAGATCAATATTGTGGATACTCCGGGCCATGCGGACTTTGGCGGCGAGGTGGAGCGCGCGCTCTCCATGGTGGATGGCGCGGTGCTTCTGGTGGACGCCTCGGAAGGGCCGCTCCCCCAGACTCGCTTCGTCCTGGGCAAAGCCTTGGCCTTGGGACTGCCGCTTATCGTGGTGCTCAACAAAATTGACCGCCCGGATGCCCGTCCCCAGGAGGTCTTGAGCGAGGTCTACGATCTCTTCATCGATCTGGGGGCGGAGGAGGACCAGCTCGAATTCCCGGTGCTCTATGCCGTTGGTCGCGACGGTATCGCCTCGACGAGCCTGGAGGTTCCAGGCAAGGATCTGGCCCCGCTTTTAGACGCCATCCTCACCCATATCCCGGCGCCGGCTTATGTAGTGGACGCCCCGCTCACCCTTTTGGTGTCCGATTTGGGCTATAGCGACTACCTCGGGCGTCTGGCTATCGGCAAGCTCCACGGCGGAATCTTGGAAGAAAAAACCGACCTCGTCTGTTTGGGAGAGACCGAGGAGCGTCTCTTCCGCCCCACCCGCATCCAGACCTACGAGGGCTTGCGCCTGGTGGATCAGCCGCGGGTGGAGCCCGGGGACATCACCGTGGTGGCCGGGCTGGAGCAGGTGGCCATTGGGGACACCATCTGCCATCGTCATACCCCGGTACGCTTGCCCCGGCTGCGGGTGGACGAGCCCACCGTGGCCATGCGTTTTGCCATCAATACCTCGCCCTTGGCCGGCCGGGAGGGCAAGATCGTGCAATCGCGGCAGATCAAGGACCGCCTTTTGCGCGAAGCCCGCGCCAACGTGGCCATCCAGGTGGAGGAAACCGAAGACCGCGATGCCATGCTGGTCAAAGGCCGCGGGGAATTCCAGCTGGCCATCCTCATCGAGACCATGCGGCGTGAAGGCTTCGAACTGACGGTGAGTCGGCCGGAGGTCATCCTCAAGCACGAGGCCGGCGAGGTCTTGGAGCCCATGGAGCGGGTGCACGTGGATTGTGGCGAGGCCTTTTTGGGCGTGGTCACGGAAAAGCTCTCCCTGCGCCGGGGCAAATTGGAGCACCTCGTCAATAACGGCACCGGCCGGGTGCGCATGGAATTTTCCGCACCGTCCCGGGCGCTTATCGGCTACCGGGACGAGTTTCTCACGGACACCAAGGGCACCGGCATCCTCCATTCCATGTTTGCGGGCTATGGACCGTATCGTGGCGAGTTCCCCTCACGTTTTACGGGCTCTTTGGTGGCGGACCGCCAGGGTCAGGCGGTGGCCTACGCCCTCTTCAACCTCGAGCCCCGGGGCAGGCTCTTCGTGGAGCCGGGAGATGCAGTGTACGAAGGCATGATCATCGGGGAGCACAATCGGGAGAGCGATCTTGATGTCAATCCGTGCAAGGAGAAAAAACTCACCAACCTGCGCGCTGCCGGCAAGGACGAGAACGTCATCTTGACGCCGATCCTCCCCATGACCCTGGAGCGGGCGCTGCACTGGATCCGGGAGGACGAAATGGTGGAAGTGACCCCGCTTTCCATCCGGCTGCGCAAGGCGGAGCTTTCCGCGCAAAAACGCCACACCATGCGGGTGCGGGCCAAGAAGGAGTGA
- a CDS encoding FeoA domain-containing protein translates to MVKTIALRHMQVNQRGIIRHITAQGELGRRIRDMGLVPGTPFTVVGRAPLEDPVALRLRGFTLTLRNNEADFIRVDVEDDADAL, encoded by the coding sequence TTGGTGAAGACCATCGCCTTGCGCCATATGCAGGTCAACCAACGCGGCATCATCCGGCATATCACTGCCCAGGGGGAACTGGGCCGGCGCATCCGGGACATGGGGCTCGTTCCAGGCACCCCCTTCACCGTCGTGGGCCGAGCCCCCCTCGAAGACCCGGTGGCCTTGCGGCTGCGGGGATTCACCCTCACGCTGCGCAATAACGAGGCAGACTTCATCCGCGTGGATGTTGAGGACGATGCAGATGCTCTTTGA
- a CDS encoding metal-dependent transcriptional regulator encodes MHDISSNLEDYLETIFTLEAAHSAARAKDIADQMGVQRASVTNALQKLAKQGLINYEPYSSVTLTPEGFRVATRIAHRHKVLSDFLQRVLNIRQELAEETACRLEHGIDDESLEALIRFVRFLTRCPRTGADWIASFQKSCAEPGSCPDCTACIETCLARQKSRCPEDSSQQATLE; translated from the coding sequence ATGCACGACATCTCCTCTAATCTCGAAGACTATTTGGAGACCATTTTCACCTTGGAGGCTGCGCACTCCGCGGCCCGAGCCAAGGATATCGCCGACCAAATGGGGGTACAGCGGGCTTCGGTAACCAACGCCCTGCAAAAGCTCGCCAAACAAGGGCTCATCAATTACGAGCCCTATAGTTCGGTCACCCTGACTCCCGAAGGCTTTCGCGTGGCCACACGCATCGCCCACCGCCACAAGGTGCTTTCCGATTTTTTACAGCGAGTCCTTAATATCCGCCAGGAACTAGCGGAAGAGACCGCCTGCCGCCTGGAGCACGGCATCGACGATGAAAGTTTGGAGGCCCTCATCCGGTTTGTACGTTTTCTCACCCGCTGCCCCCGTACCGGAGCCGATTGGATCGCGTCCTTCCAAAAGAGTTGCGCCGAGCCAGGCTCATGCCCGGACTGCACGGCGTGCATCGAAACCTGTCTGGCCCGGCAAAAAAGCCGCTGTCCTGAGGACAGCAGCCAACAGGCAACCCTGGAATAA
- the brxC gene encoding BREX system P-loop protein BrxC, whose amino-acid sequence MTIRSLFDPSKDIYRTIEKVITYDASTESRLKAEISEYVVTESIEEQFRKLLDRMQLAMESGGENEIGVWVSGFYGSGKSSFTKYLGLALDDRCTIDGTPFIHYMQDRLHKPQTKALLSTVAKRFPAAVVMLDLASEMLAGATMEDVTTVLYFKVLKWAGYSDNLVVADFERHVERDGRMAELEKRISDQFPGKKWSDVHNSPLKVSALLPKIAHEFYPELFTTPTAFTAEMKGWTKSQDQQTQEIVDIVREKSGKQHIVFIIDEVGQYVASRDNLILNLDGLAKNLKRLGNGKVWIIATAQQTLTEDDPRAALNSDKLYKLKDRFPIQIDLESSDIKEICYRRLLGKSPAGEAELGKLFDAHGQALRHNTKLQDAKYYDADFSKERFIQLYPFLPAHFDILLHLLGALAKSTGGIGLRSAIKVIQDILKGEGGSKAMADQPVGWLATTVTLYDELEKDIRRAFPSIHQAVGKAQIRFPDSPLHQDIAKSIAVLQILGNLPVTVQNVASLMHPSVTAPSLLDSVKKAVEEMLNDMHVPLGEKDGKLVFFSEKLRDIEQERGGIALRTVDVKRIFNDALREAFDPLPRVSLHGTMAVATGLKVQAGSAITSLAGDTNTIQTVVELVPAGDYDTAKNRMLDDSRSRAGRNVIGLLARANAELDDLAGEIYRCQRIAELHRNEPDQEIRDYCAGQLDRAAKLANQLKSKIKQTLQSGSFIFRGQATAVSALDVDLLEAAKKLLAEVAGQVFDRYAEAPVRVATDTAEKLLRVANPAAISSALDPLGLVQAVAGRASFKTDHKAMISIRDYIERSGVVEGKRLLDHFSDAPFGWSPDTTRYIVAVMLMAGEIKLKVSGREVTAAGQQAIDTLKTNNAFRQIGVALRDERPSNEMLGRAAERLTELIGDMVIPLEQEISKAAAKHFPRFQHDYGALAEKLSGLGLAGSDRIRTLNQDIADVLFTDASDAPQRLGAETSAIYDNLKWALEVKRALDNGLDATLRDLQAHRREIEALPDTGVPGELRRELADELATLSERLGKEDFYQHAADFNSLLTHWRGRVREAVIKLSSQQKLRLKEGIEDLQRLPEWEELTQEERGNAANRLEGLVLEATQDLAGLKKLLARDYDINSTLEELKRSIQRQGQERLRQRMEQERAKSGEKGPSKLTKKIAVPARITTAADIDAIIQQLHEIKAQIGIYSEIEVTFSVGKGGEQ is encoded by the coding sequence ATGACCATCCGATCACTCTTCGATCCGAGTAAAGACATTTATCGCACCATCGAGAAGGTCATCACCTACGACGCCTCGACTGAATCTCGCCTCAAAGCGGAGATCTCTGAGTACGTGGTCACCGAGAGCATCGAGGAGCAGTTTCGCAAGCTCCTCGATCGCATGCAGCTGGCGATGGAGTCTGGCGGCGAAAACGAGATTGGCGTCTGGGTCTCGGGTTTTTACGGTTCCGGTAAGAGCTCGTTCACCAAGTACCTTGGCCTGGCGCTTGACGATCGGTGCACCATCGACGGCACGCCGTTCATCCATTATATGCAAGACCGCCTGCATAAGCCACAAACCAAGGCGCTCCTCAGCACTGTGGCGAAGCGTTTTCCGGCGGCTGTGGTCATGCTGGATCTGGCCAGTGAAATGCTCGCTGGCGCAACGATGGAGGATGTAACGACAGTTCTCTATTTCAAAGTTCTCAAGTGGGCTGGCTATTCCGACAATCTGGTGGTGGCTGATTTCGAGCGTCACGTGGAGCGTGATGGTCGTATGGCCGAACTGGAAAAGCGTATATCCGACCAGTTTCCAGGAAAGAAATGGTCTGATGTTCATAACAGTCCGCTAAAGGTGTCTGCGCTCCTCCCAAAGATCGCCCATGAGTTTTACCCAGAGCTCTTCACCACGCCGACGGCCTTTACGGCCGAGATGAAGGGCTGGACCAAATCGCAGGATCAGCAGACTCAAGAGATAGTCGACATCGTCCGGGAAAAAAGCGGCAAGCAACATATCGTTTTTATCATCGACGAAGTGGGCCAATACGTCGCCTCGCGCGACAACCTGATCCTCAACCTCGATGGCCTGGCCAAGAACCTCAAGCGGCTGGGCAACGGCAAGGTTTGGATCATCGCTACCGCGCAGCAGACGCTGACGGAAGACGATCCGCGCGCCGCACTGAACTCCGACAAGCTCTACAAGCTGAAAGACCGCTTCCCGATCCAGATCGACCTTGAATCGAGCGACATCAAGGAGATCTGCTACCGGCGTCTGCTGGGTAAGTCACCAGCGGGTGAAGCCGAACTCGGCAAGCTGTTCGACGCCCACGGCCAGGCGCTGCGACATAACACCAAGCTGCAGGATGCCAAGTATTACGACGCAGATTTCAGCAAAGAGCGTTTCATCCAGCTTTACCCTTTCCTGCCGGCCCATTTCGATATCTTGCTGCACCTGTTGGGCGCGCTCGCCAAGTCCACTGGCGGCATTGGTTTGCGCTCGGCGATCAAAGTCATACAGGACATTCTCAAAGGCGAAGGCGGTTCCAAGGCCATGGCCGATCAGCCGGTTGGCTGGCTCGCCACCACGGTCACGCTGTACGACGAACTGGAAAAGGATATCCGCCGCGCTTTTCCATCCATCCACCAAGCGGTTGGCAAAGCCCAGATCCGCTTCCCCGATTCACCGCTCCATCAGGACATTGCCAAATCCATTGCTGTATTGCAGATTCTCGGCAACCTGCCGGTGACGGTGCAAAACGTCGCCAGCCTGATGCATCCCTCCGTAACGGCACCGTCGCTACTCGACTCCGTGAAGAAAGCCGTTGAAGAGATGCTGAACGACATGCATGTGCCGCTCGGCGAAAAGGATGGCAAGCTCGTGTTCTTCAGCGAGAAGCTGCGGGATATCGAGCAGGAGCGTGGCGGCATTGCACTGCGCACCGTGGACGTCAAGCGCATCTTCAACGATGCGCTACGCGAAGCGTTTGACCCGCTGCCCCGGGTGAGTCTGCACGGCACGATGGCTGTGGCCACTGGCTTGAAAGTTCAAGCCGGCAGCGCGATCACCAGCCTGGCGGGGGATACAAACACCATCCAGACCGTTGTGGAGCTGGTACCGGCCGGCGACTACGACACCGCCAAGAACCGGATGCTCGATGACTCCCGCAGTCGAGCCGGACGCAATGTCATCGGGCTCCTGGCTCGCGCCAATGCCGAACTCGACGACCTCGCGGGTGAAATCTATCGCTGCCAGCGCATCGCGGAGCTGCATCGCAATGAGCCTGACCAGGAGATCAGGGACTACTGCGCCGGCCAGTTGGACCGAGCGGCTAAGCTCGCCAACCAACTCAAGAGCAAGATCAAGCAGACCCTGCAATCCGGGTCTTTCATCTTCCGCGGGCAGGCTACGGCGGTCTCGGCGCTGGATGTCGATTTGCTGGAGGCTGCCAAGAAGCTGCTCGCGGAGGTGGCTGGCCAAGTATTCGATCGGTACGCAGAAGCGCCCGTTCGCGTGGCCACCGACACCGCCGAGAAGTTGCTGAGGGTCGCCAATCCCGCCGCCATCAGCAGTGCGCTCGACCCGCTGGGCCTGGTGCAAGCCGTGGCCGGTCGCGCCTCGTTCAAGACTGACCACAAGGCGATGATCAGCATCCGTGACTACATCGAACGCTCCGGTGTGGTCGAAGGTAAGCGGTTGCTCGACCATTTTTCCGATGCGCCGTTCGGCTGGTCGCCCGATACCACACGCTACATCGTGGCAGTCATGCTGATGGCCGGTGAGATCAAGCTCAAGGTCTCGGGCCGTGAGGTCACAGCGGCTGGGCAACAGGCGATCGACACGCTCAAGACCAACAACGCCTTCAGGCAGATCGGCGTTGCGCTGCGAGACGAGCGGCCGTCCAACGAAATGCTCGGACGTGCGGCAGAGCGGCTCACCGAGCTGATCGGCGACATGGTGATCCCGCTGGAACAGGAAATCAGCAAAGCGGCAGCAAAACACTTCCCGCGCTTCCAGCACGACTACGGCGCTTTGGCCGAAAAGCTCAGCGGCCTTGGCCTGGCAGGGAGTGACCGCATTCGCACCTTGAACCAGGACATTGCCGACGTCCTGTTTACCGATGCCTCCGACGCTCCGCAACGCCTGGGTGCTGAAACCTCCGCCATATACGACAACCTCAAGTGGGCGCTGGAAGTGAAACGGGCGCTCGACAACGGGCTCGACGCCACCCTGCGCGACTTACAAGCCCATCGCCGCGAGATCGAGGCCTTGCCGGATACCGGCGTGCCCGGGGAACTGCGCCGTGAACTGGCCGATGAGCTGGCCACTCTATCCGAGCGCCTGGGCAAAGAAGACTTCTACCAGCACGCTGCCGACTTCAACTCCCTGCTGACGCATTGGCGGGGCCGGGTGCGTGAGGCGGTCATCAAGCTTTCCAGCCAGCAAAAACTGCGTTTGAAGGAAGGCATCGAGGATCTGCAGCGCCTCCCCGAGTGGGAAGAGCTCACTCAGGAGGAGCGCGGCAACGCCGCGAACCGGCTGGAGGGACTCGTGCTGGAGGCCACGCAAGATCTGGCTGGACTGAAGAAGCTGCTCGCCCGCGACTACGACATCAACAGTACGCTGGAGGAGCTCAAGCGCTCGATCCAGCGCCAGGGCCAGGAACGCCTGCGCCAGCGCATGGAGCAAGAGCGCGCCAAGTCTGGCGAGAAGGGTCCGTCCAAGCTCACCAAGAAGATTGCCGTGCCGGCCAGGATCACCACGGCGGCCGACATCGACGCCATCATCCAGCAACTCCACGAGATCAAGGCACAGATCGGCATTTACTCAGAAATCGAGGTGACCTTTTCGGTCGGCAAGGGAGGCGAGCAGTAA
- a CDS encoding DUF1819 family protein: protein MADNKPYTTQLQAGLGLVNETKTLLGLWSPDMSAKRLYQVALESGRFPTVTARRLRNIIVECFAPRYLVHGGTPAAHLKRLLALSSTADLTQLMLVFTSRANPILGDFVRDVYWARYAGGYTHITNEDARAFVERSIADGKTIKRWSETTVRRVAAYLTGCCADYGMLEHGLRSSRRILPFRISPTVAAYLAYELHFSGVGDNALLNHEDWQLFGLAREDVLEELKRLSLKGWLIVQAAGDVIRISWKQQGMEALCDVLTQS from the coding sequence ATGGCCGACAACAAGCCCTACACGACACAGTTACAAGCAGGCCTTGGGCTCGTCAACGAGACCAAGACGCTGCTCGGCCTGTGGTCGCCAGACATGTCAGCGAAGCGGTTGTATCAAGTCGCGCTGGAGTCAGGCCGATTCCCCACCGTTACCGCGCGTCGACTGCGCAACATCATCGTCGAATGCTTTGCTCCGCGCTATCTGGTCCATGGCGGTACACCGGCTGCCCACCTTAAGCGCCTATTGGCATTAAGTTCCACTGCTGATTTGACGCAGCTCATGCTGGTCTTCACAAGTCGTGCCAATCCCATTCTGGGGGACTTTGTGCGCGACGTTTACTGGGCGCGATACGCCGGCGGCTACACACACATCACCAACGAAGACGCCCGTGCCTTTGTCGAGCGAAGCATCGCTGACGGCAAGACGATTAAACGCTGGTCTGAGACGACCGTGCGGCGTGTTGCCGCCTACCTGACTGGGTGCTGCGCCGACTACGGAATGCTTGAGCACGGGTTGCGTTCGAGCCGTCGTATCCTTCCCTTCCGCATTTCCCCCACGGTGGCTGCGTACCTCGCCTATGAACTGCACTTTTCCGGCGTGGGTGATAACGCACTGCTGAACCACGAAGACTGGCAGTTGTTTGGCCTGGCACGGGAAGACGTGCTGGAAGAGCTCAAGCGTCTTTCGTTGAAAGGCTGGCTCATCGTCCAAGCGGCGGGTGACGTGATCCGCATCAGTTGGAAACAACAAGGCATGGAGGCGCTCTGCGATGTCCTCACTCAAAGCTGA
- a CDS encoding NAD(P)/FAD-dependent oxidoreductase, translating to MHFDAIIVGGGPAGLFAAHYLAEATSLRVLLVDKGRASLARHCPMSGNQECVGCRPCNILSGLGGAGLFSDGKLNFIHKLGKTDLTQFLPTSEAMRLIDETEAIFNRFGMDGQVYPTDMERALTIRKEARKVGVDLLIIKQKHLGSDNLPSHIAGMVAAIEARGVTIRTGESVQDVLVKDGRVVGVRTNTGEYHAPYVVLAPGRVGAEWVGSLAQRHGLRVTQRGIEVGVRVEVHNDIMQDLCSVIYDPTFFIRTSKYDDQTRTFCTNYGGYIAQENYHDFVCVNGHAYMEKKSDNTNFAFLSKVVLNDPVTDNQAYGESIGRLATLIGGGKPILQRFGDLKRGRRSTWNRIKNSSIEPTLTKVTCGDIAMALPERILTNLVEGLEKLNFVVPGVANDETLLYAPEIKFFATQVECGPDLQTAISGLYVAGDGPGVAGNIVSAAATGLLAAKGIAAAAR from the coding sequence ATGCATTTTGATGCCATCATCGTGGGTGGCGGCCCGGCTGGGCTCTTTGCTGCCCATTATTTGGCCGAGGCCACCTCGCTGCGGGTTTTGCTCGTGGACAAAGGGCGTGCCTCCCTGGCTCGCCATTGCCCCATGAGCGGGAACCAAGAATGTGTGGGGTGCCGACCGTGTAATATTCTCTCAGGGTTAGGCGGCGCAGGGCTTTTTTCCGACGGCAAGCTCAACTTCATCCACAAGCTCGGCAAGACGGACCTCACCCAATTTCTTCCAACCTCCGAGGCCATGCGCCTCATTGACGAGACCGAGGCCATCTTCAACCGTTTCGGCATGGATGGGCAGGTGTACCCCACGGACATGGAGCGGGCGCTGACCATTCGCAAGGAGGCCCGCAAGGTGGGGGTGGACCTGCTGATCATCAAGCAGAAGCATCTCGGAAGCGACAATCTGCCCAGCCACATCGCCGGCATGGTGGCGGCCATCGAGGCGCGTGGGGTCACCATCCGCACCGGCGAAAGCGTGCAGGACGTCTTGGTTAAGGACGGCCGTGTGGTGGGGGTGCGTACCAATACGGGCGAGTACCATGCGCCGTACGTCGTTTTGGCCCCAGGCCGGGTCGGCGCGGAGTGGGTGGGCTCACTTGCCCAGCGCCACGGTCTGCGGGTGACCCAGCGGGGCATCGAAGTGGGAGTACGGGTCGAGGTGCATAACGACATCATGCAGGATCTTTGCTCCGTGATCTACGACCCCACATTCTTTATCCGCACCTCCAAGTACGACGATCAGACGCGCACCTTCTGTACCAACTATGGCGGCTATATCGCCCAGGAAAACTATCATGACTTCGTGTGCGTCAATGGCCATGCGTACATGGAAAAAAAATCCGACAACACCAACTTTGCATTTCTTTCCAAGGTGGTGCTCAATGATCCGGTAACGGATAATCAAGCCTATGGAGAGTCCATTGGCCGATTGGCGACCCTTATCGGTGGGGGAAAGCCTATCTTGCAGCGCTTTGGCGATCTCAAGCGTGGCCGGCGCTCCACCTGGAACCGCATCAAAAATAGCTCCATCGAGCCCACCCTCACCAAGGTCACCTGCGGCGACATCGCCATGGCCTTGCCGGAGCGCATTCTCACCAACCTCGTGGAGGGCTTGGAGAAACTCAATTTCGTCGTGCCGGGCGTGGCCAACGACGAAACCCTGCTCTACGCGCCGGAGATCAAGTTCTTTGCCACCCAGGTGGAGTGCGGGCCGGATTTGCAGACCGCCATTTCCGGTCTGTACGTTGCCGGTGACGGGCCAGGCGTGGCGGGCAACATCGTCTCCGCAGCGGCTACCGGGCTTCTGGCCGCCAAAGGGATCGCCGCAGCGGCCCGGTAG
- a CDS encoding BrxE family protein, with protein sequence MKKRCLQTLLQMRLLVGYLGEKAQCAWWPTAFYEASSRLFLEPVFSKTSRLAQYHGVMEAARRLHDEHLSVGSFHLFRLPEEAEQDLHAIVHGSRGEDLSSQVPSSKEAALDALKRMAAPVSISSVGPTAVGSLKDIDSPDTLKAIAAAYLSAFTQNTKIYPYLVG encoded by the coding sequence ATGAAAAAACGTTGTTTGCAAACATTGCTACAAATGAGGTTGCTCGTCGGCTACCTCGGTGAGAAAGCGCAGTGCGCCTGGTGGCCAACGGCGTTCTATGAGGCATCGAGCAGGCTCTTCCTGGAGCCGGTTTTCTCGAAAACATCTCGCCTTGCTCAGTACCACGGTGTGATGGAAGCAGCCAGGCGATTGCACGACGAGCATCTGAGCGTAGGCAGCTTCCACCTGTTTCGGCTGCCTGAAGAAGCCGAGCAAGACCTGCATGCGATCGTGCATGGCAGCAGGGGAGAAGATCTCTCCAGCCAGGTGCCATCCAGCAAAGAGGCTGCGCTCGATGCGTTGAAGCGAATGGCCGCCCCAGTCAGCATATCTAGCGTCGGGCCAACGGCGGTTGGAAGCCTCAAGGACATCGATTCTCCCGACACCCTGAAGGCGATCGCGGCAGCCTATCTATCGGCGTTCACGCAGAACACCAAAATCTATCCGTATCTGGTGGGGTGA
- the greA gene encoding transcription elongation factor GreA, producing the protein MSRIPISVEGYKRLEKELEALKKERPAVIQAIKEAREEGDLRENAGYDAARERQGLLEAKIAQLESRMVRFEVIDINQLRSDRVIFGATVELEDLDTGEIKTYTLLGPDEADSSKGSISIESPVGRALLGKKEGDEVSIQVPKGTVNYEIRSIRFFGSAALR; encoded by the coding sequence ATGAGTCGCATTCCCATTTCCGTGGAAGGCTACAAGCGTTTGGAAAAAGAATTGGAAGCCCTGAAAAAAGAGCGGCCTGCGGTGATTCAGGCCATCAAAGAGGCCCGGGAGGAAGGCGATCTGCGGGAAAATGCGGGCTATGATGCCGCCCGGGAGCGCCAGGGGCTTTTGGAGGCCAAGATTGCCCAATTGGAATCGCGCATGGTGCGCTTTGAGGTCATCGACATCAATCAGCTGCGCAGTGACCGGGTGATCTTTGGCGCCACGGTGGAGTTGGAAGACCTGGATACCGGCGAAATCAAGACCTACACCCTGCTTGGCCCCGATGAGGCGGACAGCAGCAAGGGCTCCATTTCCATCGAGTCTCCTGTCGGGCGCGCCCTCTTGGGCAAAAAGGAAGGCGACGAGGTTTCCATCCAGGTGCCCAAGGGCACGGTGAACTACGAGATCCGCTCCATTCGTTTCTTCGGCAGCGCTGCCTTGCGCTAA